The genomic window AACGCGGCGTGGTCTGGGAATTGACCCTGGGACTGCTGCCGGCTCACACCCGCTTGCTGCTGCTCAGCGCCACGGTCGGCAACTCCTACGAATTCACCCAGTGGCTGTCGCGGGCTCACAACCGCCGCGTGCAATTGGTCCAAGGCACCGAACGCAAGGTGCCGCTGCAATTCGAATGGGTCGAGGATAAAATCCTAGCCGACTTTTCCGAACAGATCGCGGCCGGCAGCGAACAAGACCGCCGCACGCCCGGACTGGTGTTCTGCTTTAACCGAGCCCAGTGCTGGACGACGGCCGAAATGCTGAAAGGCAAAAAGCTGGTCGACAAAGCGACTCAGGCGGAACTGGCCGAGTACCTCAACGCGGCGGACATGCACGAAGGCGCCGGGCCCAAATTAAAAGCGATTCTGATGCGCGGCGTGGGCGTCCACCACGCCGGCATCCTGCCCCGCTATCGACGCATCGTCGAAGAACTGTTCCAACGCAAACTGCTCAGCCTCTGCACTTGCACCGAAACCCTGGCCGCGGGCATTAACCTGCCGGCCCGCAGTGTGATCCTGCCCAGTTTGCTGAAGGGCCCCAAAGGCAAAAAGAAAATCGTCGAAGCCGCCACGGCGCATCAGATCTTTGGCCGCGCCGGACGACCGCAGTTCGATGACCGCGGCTACGTCTACGCCCTGGCTCATGAAGACGACGTCAAAATCAATAAGTGGCGCGAGCAGTACGACCAGATCCCCGAAGACACCAAAGATCCGGGGCTGATGAAAATGCGCAAGCAGCTGAAAAAGAAGATGCCCAAACGCCGCAGCGGCGAACAGTACTGGACCCAACAACAATTCGATCAGCTCCGCGACGCCCCCTCAGCCAAACTCTCCAGCCGCGGACGCCTGCCCTGGCGACTGCTGGCCTACATGCTCGATCGCTCGCCCGAAGTCCAACCGCTGCGCGATCTGGTCGGCCGCCGCCTGCTGCAACCCAAACAGATCGACGAAGCCCAGCGCGAATTGAACCGCATGCTGATCACGCTGTGGAAAGCCGGCTACGTGCAACTGGATCCCAAACCTCGCATCGCCGCAGCCAAACCCGTCAAACCCAAACAGGACAACAACCCGCACGCCGTACCGCTGCGAGCGGAGAAGCCCGAAGGCTTGTTTGGTCACCTGCTGGCGGACACTCCCGCGGCCGACGACAAACCACCCGCCGCGGCCGACTCCACCGACCCCGACGATCAACAAGCCTTGGAAGATCGCGGCTACGAGCTGGACGACTACCGCCCCGAGCGTGCCACGCCCACGTCGCGACTGCCGCTGCTGGTCCAACTCCGCAGCATCCATCCACTGTACGGTGTCTACCTGGCCGACCAACTGGCCATCGCCGACCAGACCGAACGCATTCTGGCTTTGGAAAGCGTGCTCGAAGTCCCCGGCACGGTGGCTCGACTGGTCCGCGTCCCCAGCTACGACGTCTTGCCGGCCGGTCCGCTGGCCGAATCGCGTCTGGACCCGCTACTGCTGCAACTGGGCTTGGCCACCGCGGAAGAGCTAGGTGCCAAATCGGATGAGGAAGAGGAAGTTGAAAATCGCGGTTTTGGTCGCGTCATGTTTGAAGAACGCGTGTGGCCGCTGACCCTGGGCGAGAAGATCCATCGGCTGTTCCAAAACGACTTCCCCCGGATTCACGACATCCGCGTGCGGCCGGTCTGGATCGTGGGCGAACTGCTGGAATTCGGCGGCGATTTCAACAAGTACATCACCGCTCACAAACTGCAAAAAGAAGAAGGCATTCTGTTCCGACACCTGCTCCGCATGATCCTGCTGCTGGACGAGATGGCCAACATCCCGCCCAACGAAACGACGCCCGAAGAATGGGAAGACCCGCTGGACGAGCTGGCCGATCGCTTGACCGAAACCTGTCGCGCGGTCGATGCGCAAAGCACCGACGAGATTCTAGAAAACGCTGGCAGCGGCGACGACTTGATCGAACCCGGCAGGCGGAAGTAGCCGTAGCTACGCTCGCCAGAGCGTGGGGACGCGGCCGATCCGGTCACCCACCGTCTGGCGACGGTAGCTACGAGGACTGGTCCAAAGTCTGGCGACTTCGGCTACGGGGCTAGTAGCGGCGGCCGGCGGCGGTACTGGTCCGTGGCAGATCGGCGACTTGCGGGGCGCGGATCAGATTGCTGGTCGCATTGCCGCGGAATTCCACGAACATCAACGCGTCGGCGCGACCGGCCGTTTGGCCCGTCAACATGTTCAGGTTCAACAACGGCACCGACGACTGCGGCCGATCCGGACTGGCTACCACTCCACACGACAACAGCAACACCATGTCGCTGGGCCAGCGGAACCGCTCGTGCAACCGCCAGCTGACCACCTGCGGGACTTCGATGCGGGCGCGGTGCGTCTGACCGCTGGGTAGCGGCAGATCCAAATCCACCGGCAACAACTTGTCGACCTGGTCGATGTTGGCTTGGATCACACAGTCGATCGCCAATCCATCCTGGCTTAACAACGGGCTTAGCTCCAACTGGTACCCCTCCTGAACCTCGCCGGTCTCCGGTTCATAGGGCGGCCATGCCAAGGGATTGACCGCGGGACGAATATTGCGAACGAAGTTGCGTCCGCGGGTACTGGCTAGCTTTTCGGTTTGGCCGTTGTATGTCACCACGTCGACCGCTTGCACTTCACGCGTGTCGGTCCGCTGCCGCAGCATCGACACCACGATCGCCGCGTTCTCTTTGGTCAACAACCAAGCCTGGACGCCCGGCGACTGGACGGTCACGTGCTGCATCAACGGATGCACGCGCGATCGCCAGTTGGGATTGCCGACCGTCATCACTCGCAAACTGAAAACCTGCGGATCGGTGGTCCCGGCGACGAAGCGATCGACCACATCAGCGACCACAGCGTGCATTTCCGGCGTGTGGTAGACCGCCAACGAATCGCGATTGGCGTTCATGAATCCAAACGGTTCGCTGAACCAAGCGTCGGTGCCCGTTTCTCGCAGCACCCAGTCGATGATCGCCTGCTCGGGACGATCGTGTTTGGTCAAGTAACCCGTGTAGGGTCGCAGGTCGTATTGTCGATACTCCTGTCCGGATTCCTGCGGCAACTGACCTCCACCAGAGCTCGGTGCCGCGGTGCGGCCCGTGGTGGGCACCGGCTGCAGGCTCGGTGGGGTCGCGGCGGGCGCGGCAGCAGGGCGCGGCGCCGCAGCGGCATTGTTATTTGCGGCAGCCGGAGGCGCGGCGGTGGGTGCGGGCGAACCGCTAGGCGGCATGCCCAGTCCCTGCCCCACCGCAGGCAACGCCAGCAAGCTGATCGCGAGCAGCGGAACACACCAGGCGGTCGCCGGAATTAGTTTGATTTGCAATCGCATCGATAGTTTCCTCGCGGTGGCAGCGAACGGAGACAGACAAGCGAACTCCGCCAAAGGTGCCGAACGGCCCGTGGATTCGGCCCGAAGCTCGGCGCGGCGACTATAGAAATAAACGGCCTCAAACTCCAAGAGCGAAACTTGAGGCAATTGTGAATTTTTTCACGGCCGCCAGCCGGCCCCGTACAGTACTACACATCACACCCCCCGAAGGATATAAACGCATGAAGTGACCGAGGGGCCGGTTGCAGCCTGCCGTTCTCTCGATCAGCTTCCATGGAGGCCGATCAGGCAGCGCATCGAAGGGGCAAGACCAGATGTCGCAGGAACAACCGCGGGCCCGTACACAGGCAAACACGGGCGACCAGCAGACGGAGCTTGGGGAACGGCCTGAGCCAGAGCGAGCAAAGAGCCAGCAAGCAGGGGGCGGCGTACGCGAGGAGCCGCGGCACGACGTCGGTCGACTACAATTGGAACTGCGGCGAGTGCGTAGCCGCGCCACCGCGGCTCGACTCGAAGCCACCGTCGCGCGGCTCGAAGCCCGCGCCGCCGAACTGCAATGGCTGATCGACCGTGCCACCGGCACCGCGAGCACATCGGTCCCACCGCCCGAACAGCCTCCCGCCCAACCGGCTCACCCCCCGTCTCTGCCGGCAGCGTCCGCGCCGGCAACAGCATCGGCAACCACGCCAAAAAGCCTCGACAACTCGCCTTCGAAGACCGCGCGTGGCAAAACTTCCCCTGACAAAACCGTTCCTACCAAAACCGCTTCAGGGATCCGCAGCTGGGATGAGTTGGCGGCGGCGGTCCGCCGCCGTCGCCGCCCACGCGACCCGGATTCGCTGCTCACGGCCCGCCCGCCGGATCCCTCGCCCGCTGGCACCAAGCGCCGCCGCCGACGCCCCGAAGCGAAGATCCGGACGACGAGCGTCCCACCGATGCGAAACAAGAAGCGTTCGGCGGCTTGGTTTGTCAGCATGGCCATCCACGTCGGCCTGCTACTGCTTCTCGGCGTCCTGACGCTGTCGGTGCATCGGCCTCAAGATCAGCTGGCCTTTACCGCCACGGCCGCACCCTCCAGCGTCCCCGAAGTCCTGCAGACGCTGCAGATCGAATCGGCGACCACGCCCCACGAAAGTGACTCCGACGAGCCCGCCGAACGGCCGCTGGAAATCGATCCCTTGGGCGCCATCCCGCTGCCCTCGCCGCAGGACCTGCCGGCTTTACCCACAACGGTCAGCTCCGCGCCCCACGAATCGCTCCGCCCCCTGCTCGACAGCCATGACATGCTGACGGCGCTGAAC from Roseimaritima ulvae includes these protein-coding regions:
- a CDS encoding DUF3516 domain-containing protein; the encoded protein is MDTYVPEPSQPETPDIDRDAIAADYFQTLPFEPYPVQEEALLGYFTSPEGVLVCAPTGTGKTLIAEAAVYEALRSGTRMYYTTPLIALTDQKLDELRESAVRWGFSADDVGLVTGNRKVNPDAPVLVVVAEILLNRLLNQEAFDFANVSSVVMDEFHSFNDSERGVVWELTLGLLPAHTRLLLLSATVGNSYEFTQWLSRAHNRRVQLVQGTERKVPLQFEWVEDKILADFSEQIAAGSEQDRRTPGLVFCFNRAQCWTTAEMLKGKKLVDKATQAELAEYLNAADMHEGAGPKLKAILMRGVGVHHAGILPRYRRIVEELFQRKLLSLCTCTETLAAGINLPARSVILPSLLKGPKGKKKIVEAATAHQIFGRAGRPQFDDRGYVYALAHEDDVKINKWREQYDQIPEDTKDPGLMKMRKQLKKKMPKRRSGEQYWTQQQFDQLRDAPSAKLSSRGRLPWRLLAYMLDRSPEVQPLRDLVGRRLLQPKQIDEAQRELNRMLITLWKAGYVQLDPKPRIAAAKPVKPKQDNNPHAVPLRAEKPEGLFGHLLADTPAADDKPPAAADSTDPDDQQALEDRGYELDDYRPERATPTSRLPLLVQLRSIHPLYGVYLADQLAIADQTERILALESVLEVPGTVARLVRVPSYDVLPAGPLAESRLDPLLLQLGLATAEELGAKSDEEEEVENRGFGRVMFEERVWPLTLGEKIHRLFQNDFPRIHDIRVRPVWIVGELLEFGGDFNKYITAHKLQKEEGILFRHLLRMILLLDEMANIPPNETTPEEWEDPLDELADRLTETCRAVDAQSTDEILENAGSGDDLIEPGRRK
- a CDS encoding vWA domain-containing protein yields the protein MRSRATAARLEATVARLEARAAELQWLIDRATGTASTSVPPPEQPPAQPAHPPSLPAASAPATASATTPKSLDNSPSKTARGKTSPDKTVPTKTASGIRSWDELAAAVRRRRRPRDPDSLLTARPPDPSPAGTKRRRRRPEAKIRTTSVPPMRNKKRSAAWFVSMAIHVGLLLLLGVLTLSVHRPQDQLAFTATAAPSSVPEVLQTLQIESATTPHESDSDEPAERPLEIDPLGAIPLPSPQDLPALPTTVSSAPHESLRPLLDSHDMLTALNADTHNSTRFCGVESGGNHFVYIVDSSQSMKNGRFESARRELLQAIDALQPQQRFYIMFYDIHLDRMCVSNPNQADEYAVLASDENKRRARRWAMSVKLEQGAPPDEALSFALKLRPDVIFLLSDGEFPQRIEDLMAEKNRTRNLFGDAGPISILHTIGYHSRDGETRMRRLAEANGGQYRYIPAP